From Echinicola jeungdonensis, the proteins below share one genomic window:
- a CDS encoding rhamnogalacturonidase → MKIPSGYIIPVFMTVLMGAIGGQANGAVHPKLESWFNIQDFGAIPDDGQLDTEAINQTIITASKSGGGTVYFPAGKYLSFSIELKNNITLHLENGTILEAADPADWGIGYNPPEDNPHDDYQDYGHSHWKNSLIWGIGLKGVHIEGKGLIYGQGLEKWAHNESGMEGNKSIALKNCRNVSIKDISILQGGHFGILATGVDNFTIDNLKIDSNRDGINIDACKNVRISNCTVNTPNDDAIVLKSSYALGYPRFTENLTLTNCQVSGFDLGTMLDGTYQTTQKQAPDKGGVTGRIKMGTESNGGFRNITISNCVFVHCRGLALETVDGGILEDVSISNITMRDIVNAPFFLRLGSRMRGPEGTPVGKLRRVQISNVVVSGADPKYAAMVMGIPDHPVEDIVFDNIRILAKGGAPASQALVEVPELEDGYPDPRNFGEIPAYGFYIRHANGIQLNDINLQFEDDDQRPAIYAEDVEGMRLDNVKMEKTEGVPGMKLKMVQGFQLINSGEGESKEMQVIDDMELP, encoded by the coding sequence ATGAAAATACCTAGCGGCTATATTATCCCAGTATTCATGACGGTATTAATGGGTGCAATTGGGGGACAGGCCAATGGAGCAGTCCATCCTAAATTGGAAAGCTGGTTCAATATTCAAGATTTTGGTGCAATCCCTGATGATGGACAACTGGATACCGAAGCCATCAATCAAACCATAATTACAGCTTCCAAATCCGGTGGGGGGACGGTTTATTTTCCTGCAGGAAAATATTTAAGCTTTTCAATAGAATTAAAGAATAACATTACCCTTCATCTTGAAAATGGGACAATTCTGGAAGCTGCTGATCCTGCAGATTGGGGAATAGGTTACAATCCTCCGGAGGACAATCCGCATGATGATTACCAGGATTATGGCCATAGTCACTGGAAAAATAGTTTGATCTGGGGAATTGGCCTAAAAGGGGTACATATTGAAGGCAAAGGTTTGATCTATGGACAAGGGCTTGAAAAATGGGCCCATAATGAAAGTGGGATGGAAGGGAATAAAAGCATTGCCCTGAAAAACTGTAGAAATGTTTCCATCAAGGATATCAGCATCCTCCAGGGCGGGCATTTTGGAATATTGGCCACAGGAGTTGATAACTTCACCATTGATAACCTGAAAATAGATTCCAACCGGGATGGCATCAACATCGATGCTTGCAAAAATGTCCGAATCTCTAATTGCACCGTAAATACACCCAATGATGATGCTATTGTCCTGAAAAGCTCCTATGCTCTGGGATATCCAAGGTTTACAGAAAACCTGACCCTTACCAATTGTCAGGTGAGTGGTTTTGATCTTGGTACCATGTTGGATGGAACTTACCAAACGACTCAAAAACAAGCCCCGGACAAAGGAGGAGTTACTGGAAGGATCAAGATGGGAACAGAATCCAACGGCGGATTCCGGAATATTACCATTTCCAATTGCGTTTTTGTGCATTGCCGGGGACTTGCATTAGAAACCGTTGATGGAGGAATTCTGGAAGATGTGAGCATTTCCAATATCACCATGCGGGACATCGTCAACGCTCCCTTTTTCCTTCGTCTTGGAAGCAGAATGAGAGGCCCAGAAGGCACCCCTGTGGGCAAATTACGACGGGTACAAATCAGTAATGTGGTGGTGTCAGGAGCAGATCCAAAATATGCAGCCATGGTAATGGGGATTCCAGACCATCCGGTGGAAGATATCGTTTTTGATAACATTCGTATTCTGGCAAAAGGAGGGGCTCCAGCAAGTCAGGCTTTGGTTGAAGTCCCTGAACTGGAAGATGGGTATCCGGATCCAAGAAATTTTGGGGAGATACCTGCTTATGGTTTTTATATCCGGCATGCAAATGGAATCCAGCTGAATGATATTAATCTGCAATTTGAGGATGATGATCAGAGGCCTGCCATTTATGCAGAGGATGTAGAAGGGATGAGGTTGGATAATGTGAAGATGGAGAAAACAGAAGGTGTACCCGGAATGAAATTGAAGATGGTACAAGGTTTCCAATTAATAAATAGTGGAGAAGGGGAAAGTAAAGAAATGCAGGTGATAGATGATATGGAATTGCCATAG
- a CDS encoding rhamnogalacturonan lyase, with amino-acid sequence MIRINTFLLAILLMGLTLLQSHAQRQMESLDRGLVAVPREDGSVLLSWRILGTEAHELGFNVFHIKGDNSPKKINLHPITASTNFVVENPVPDAKYLVKPISDKPKEVKGQEVKAWSKKYLSIPLKTPDGYTPNDASVGDLNGDGQYEIVIHQRGRAHDNSHRGYTDEPILQAYTLEGEFLWEINLGKNIREGAHYTQFMVYDLDGDGRAELACKTADGTTDALGNVIGDADADYRNDDGYILSGPEFLTIFDGETGEALATADYIPPRHPEKLNPTSEELDAIWGDGYGNRMDRFLAGIAYLDGEQPSLIMTRGYYTRTVIAAWNWRDGNLSEVWTFDSHDGNPEHRKFAGQGYHSLHVADVDKDHKDEVVFGAMVIDDDGTGVYSTGLGHGDALHLTDLDPERPGMEIFGIHEHVRHEHGANLRDAETGEVIWSHPSPDVGRGVALDIDPRHPGHEAWASGKGLHGLWNIKGEVISEKKPSSCNMGIWWDGDLLREILNGVDIDKWDYENEKSVRIFTGDKYNVAKNNGTKSNPALCADIFGDWREELIGRTEDGKELRIFTTPIPSEHRFYTLMHDPVYRLSVAWQNVAYNQPPHTGFFLGHGMEKPPRPHITLIKSTK; translated from the coding sequence ATGATCAGAATAAATACCTTTTTATTAGCTATTCTTTTGATGGGTTTGACCTTATTGCAAAGCCATGCACAAAGACAGATGGAATCCCTGGACAGAGGATTAGTTGCCGTTCCCAGAGAGGATGGCAGTGTGTTATTAAGCTGGCGTATTCTGGGAACCGAGGCACATGAGCTAGGATTTAATGTTTTTCATATTAAAGGGGATAATTCCCCTAAAAAAATCAATTTGCACCCTATTACTGCCTCCACCAATTTTGTGGTAGAAAACCCAGTCCCTGATGCAAAATACCTGGTAAAGCCAATTAGCGATAAGCCAAAGGAAGTAAAAGGACAAGAAGTCAAAGCCTGGTCAAAAAAATACTTGTCGATTCCTTTAAAAACCCCCGATGGTTATACGCCCAATGATGCTTCTGTGGGGGACTTGAATGGAGATGGCCAATATGAAATTGTAATCCACCAAAGAGGGAGAGCACATGATAATTCCCATCGTGGTTATACTGATGAACCCATTTTACAAGCATATACCTTGGAAGGAGAATTTCTTTGGGAAATAAATCTTGGGAAAAATATCCGCGAGGGAGCCCATTATACCCAGTTTATGGTGTATGACCTGGATGGGGATGGCAGGGCAGAATTGGCTTGCAAAACCGCTGATGGCACCACCGATGCACTTGGAAATGTAATTGGGGATGCCGATGCTGATTATAGAAATGATGATGGGTATATATTAAGTGGTCCAGAATTCCTGACCATATTTGATGGAGAAACAGGTGAGGCACTAGCTACCGCTGATTATATCCCACCAAGACATCCCGAAAAGTTAAACCCTACTTCTGAGGAGTTAGATGCCATTTGGGGCGATGGGTATGGAAATCGTATGGACAGGTTTTTGGCTGGGATAGCCTATTTGGATGGGGAACAGCCCAGCTTGATTATGACCAGGGGTTATTATACCCGTACAGTCATTGCTGCCTGGAATTGGCGGGATGGAAATTTGTCTGAAGTTTGGACCTTTGATAGCCATGATGGAAATCCCGAACACCGGAAATTTGCAGGTCAGGGATATCATAGCCTTCATGTAGCTGATGTTGATAAGGACCATAAAGATGAAGTCGTTTTTGGAGCCATGGTCATTGATGATGACGGAACAGGTGTTTACAGCACCGGCTTGGGCCATGGGGATGCATTGCACCTAACAGACCTGGATCCTGAAAGACCTGGTATGGAAATTTTTGGTATTCATGAGCATGTCCGTCATGAGCATGGTGCCAATCTAAGGGATGCTGAAACGGGGGAAGTTATTTGGTCCCATCCCTCACCGGATGTGGGCCGAGGAGTGGCTCTGGATATTGATCCCAGGCACCCCGGCCATGAAGCCTGGGCATCAGGAAAAGGGCTGCACGGGCTTTGGAATATCAAAGGGGAAGTGATTTCAGAAAAGAAGCCGAGTTCCTGCAATATGGGGATTTGGTGGGATGGAGACTTGTTAAGGGAAATCCTCAATGGAGTGGACATTGATAAATGGGATTATGAAAATGAAAAATCAGTAAGAATCTTTACAGGGGATAAATACAATGTTGCCAAAAACAATGGCACTAAATCCAACCCTGCCCTTTGTGCGGATATTTTTGGTGATTGGCGGGAAGAGCTGATTGGCCGCACGGAAGATGGAAAGGAACTTAGGATTTTTACTACCCCAATCCCATCAGAACATCGTTTTTATACTTTGATGCATGACCCGGTTTACAGGTTGAGCGTAGCTTGGCAAAATGTGGCGTATAACCAGCCGCCCCATACGGGATTTTTCTTAGGACATGGGATGGAAAAACCACCCCGGCCTCATATCACGCTTATTAAATCAACGAAATAA
- a CDS encoding rhamnogalacturonan lyase → MKRIHLIASKGLMLVMAILMACQVTAQKQMEYLDRGLVAANNEIGQVFISWRLLGTEPDDLAFNVYRQKGEQEAQKLNSAPIISSTNYTDKTPSSGDDIRYFVKAVENGKEIEASKAVSVWKENFLSVPLNTPEGYSPNDLSVGDLNGDGQYELIVHMTGRGHDNSHDGYTDDPIFHAYTLEGEFLWEINLGKNIREGAHYTQFIVVDMDGDGRSEFACKTADGTVDGKGNVIGDASKDWRNEQGRILDGPEFFTVFDGMTGEALATKDFIAGRGDICGWGGEGGNGGNDCKGNRVDRFLAGAAYLDGKLPSVLMCRGYYGRTVIAAWDYREGKLSSRWVFDSEGRENPFSGQGNHSLSINDVDKDGKDEIVYGSMTVDDDGTGMYSTGLRHGDAGHITHFNPQYPDQLVWSIHENETNEEGYGVALFNARTGEILWGGEEGKDVGRGLAIDIDPTNTGMEMWWNGQNGLYNIKGERIGKNPRSTNFAIWWDGDLLREILDRNFIDKWDHEREEQVRLFTAEGCVSNNGSKANPGLSADLFGDWREEVIFRTEDNQSLRIFTTTIPTENRLYTLMHNPQYRMSIAWQNVGYNQPPHTDYYLGEGMEMPHKPNIKVQKPVQ, encoded by the coding sequence ATGAAACGAATACACCTGATTGCCTCAAAAGGGCTGATGCTTGTTATGGCCATACTGATGGCTTGCCAGGTCACAGCCCAAAAACAAATGGAATACCTTGACAGGGGCCTGGTGGCCGCTAACAATGAAATTGGACAGGTTTTTATAAGTTGGCGCTTGTTGGGAACTGAACCCGACGACTTGGCTTTTAATGTCTACCGACAAAAAGGAGAGCAAGAAGCCCAAAAACTGAACAGTGCCCCCATCATTTCCAGTACCAACTATACCGATAAGACGCCATCAAGTGGGGATGATATCAGGTACTTTGTTAAGGCTGTTGAAAATGGGAAAGAAATAGAAGCTTCAAAAGCTGTAAGTGTTTGGAAAGAAAATTTCCTGTCTGTTCCATTAAATACGCCTGAAGGCTATTCTCCCAATGATCTCTCTGTAGGAGATTTGAATGGAGATGGTCAATACGAGCTAATTGTCCACATGACAGGCCGAGGCCATGACAATTCCCATGACGGCTATACGGACGATCCCATTTTTCATGCCTATACATTGGAAGGGGAATTTCTTTGGGAAATCAATTTGGGGAAAAATATCCGTGAAGGAGCCCATTATACCCAGTTTATTGTGGTGGATATGGATGGGGATGGCCGATCTGAATTTGCCTGCAAAACGGCTGATGGGACCGTGGATGGTAAAGGAAATGTCATTGGGGATGCTTCCAAAGATTGGAGAAATGAACAAGGCAGAATTTTGGATGGCCCTGAATTCTTTACAGTATTCGATGGAATGACAGGAGAAGCATTGGCGACGAAGGACTTTATAGCTGGAAGAGGAGATATTTGTGGCTGGGGCGGTGAAGGCGGAAATGGCGGAAATGATTGCAAAGGCAACCGGGTGGATCGTTTTTTGGCTGGTGCAGCTTACCTGGATGGAAAATTGCCAAGTGTACTTATGTGCCGTGGTTATTATGGCAGGACAGTAATTGCTGCATGGGATTATCGTGAGGGTAAGCTGAGCAGTCGGTGGGTGTTTGATTCGGAGGGAAGAGAAAATCCATTTTCGGGTCAGGGTAACCACAGTCTAAGTATTAATGATGTGGATAAGGACGGAAAGGATGAAATCGTCTATGGTTCCATGACCGTGGATGATGATGGTACCGGGATGTATTCAACTGGCCTGAGGCATGGAGATGCTGGACACATCACCCATTTTAATCCCCAATATCCAGACCAGTTGGTTTGGAGTATCCATGAAAATGAAACCAATGAAGAGGGATATGGCGTGGCCCTCTTCAATGCCCGAACTGGAGAAATCCTTTGGGGAGGAGAAGAAGGTAAAGATGTGGGTAGGGGTTTGGCCATAGACATTGACCCTACCAATACTGGAATGGAAATGTGGTGGAATGGCCAAAATGGTCTGTATAATATCAAAGGAGAGCGAATCGGAAAGAATCCTAGATCAACCAACTTTGCTATTTGGTGGGACGGCGATCTTCTGCGGGAAATCCTGGACCGTAATTTTATCGATAAATGGGACCATGAAAGGGAAGAACAGGTAAGGCTCTTTACTGCGGAAGGCTGTGTGTCCAATAATGGCTCCAAAGCCAATCCCGGATTATCGGCAGACCTTTTTGGTGATTGGAGAGAAGAAGTAATCTTCAGAACCGAGGACAACCAGTCTTTAAGGATTTTCACAACCACTATTCCAACTGAAAACAGGCTTTATACTCTAATGCACAATCCACAGTACCGGATGAGCATTGCCTGGCAAAATGTGGGCTATAATCAGCCACCACATACAGATTACTATTTGGGAGAAGGAATGGAAATGCCACATAAACCAAATATTAAAGTCCAAAAGCCAGTCCAATAA
- a CDS encoding glycoside hydrolase family 2 TIM barrel-domain containing protein, whose translation MTILKYHFSFFMCFISLALLAQTGKRNTLNFDKDWKFIQDDAGGAEMPEFDDRRWQYLDLPHDWSIEGSVDRDNPTERGGGYMPAGVGWYRKSFEVPASAQGKKIFIDFDGIMANSDVWINGEHLGKRPFGYVSFRYELTPYLKFGKENVIAVRVDNSDQPASRWYTGAGIYRHVRLVSTDPTHIGHWGIFVSTPKVSAKKADVKIRTKVVNEAGETRKIKLLTEIVDEGGKVLQKIESTQQIPAGESYDFEQNATVKDPKLWDIAQGNLYQAVSKVMDGYKVIDEETNTFGIREFRFEPATGFYINDRNVKLKGVCLHHDAGGVGAAVPLKVWERRLNLLRDLGVNAIRLAHNPFAPEFYELCDRMGFLVMDETFDTWNAQKNHADYGYNMHFDDWWEQDTRDVIMRDRNYASIFMYSIGNEIRDNLDSPEGFKKYKDQQDLVHELDPTRPVTMGLFRPNSQNVYDNGFVEMMDVVGQNYRENELVAAYHQKPERKVIGTENGHSRGAWLALRDNDFMAGQFLWTGIDYLGEADWPAISHDFGLLDRTGGIKAKALQRKSWWVEEPVAYVVRKETNAGGGDWVPDWTPSDYDTYDVAHLEVYSNCEEVELFLNGESLGTQKMPENAAPVSYKTTFKKGTLKVVGRNEGKLVAEQILETAGEPVALKMEVDQNTITRDFDDVAHVKIYALDENGIVNPNADNLVYYNISSLGVLRALDNGDRMDHSSSKGKRRRVYRGEGLAIVGAERKAGKIVLEASSKGLESAKIAINVK comes from the coding sequence ATGACAATCCTCAAATATCATTTTTCATTTTTTATGTGTTTTATTTCCTTGGCGCTTTTGGCGCAAACCGGAAAAAGGAACACCCTTAATTTCGACAAGGACTGGAAATTTATTCAGGATGATGCAGGTGGCGCCGAAATGCCGGAATTTGATGACCGCAGGTGGCAATATCTGGACCTTCCCCACGATTGGAGTATCGAAGGGTCAGTTGACCGAGATAACCCCACTGAGAGAGGAGGTGGGTATATGCCTGCTGGGGTAGGATGGTACCGGAAAAGTTTTGAAGTACCGGCATCAGCCCAGGGAAAAAAGATTTTTATTGATTTTGATGGCATCATGGCCAACAGTGATGTTTGGATCAATGGAGAACACCTAGGGAAACGCCCTTTTGGTTATGTGAGTTTCAGATATGAACTTACCCCATACCTTAAATTCGGAAAGGAAAATGTGATCGCAGTACGGGTGGACAATTCCGACCAACCTGCTTCCCGTTGGTACACTGGGGCAGGGATCTACCGCCACGTAAGGCTGGTGTCCACAGATCCAACCCATATTGGTCATTGGGGTATATTTGTAAGTACCCCAAAAGTTTCAGCAAAAAAAGCTGACGTAAAAATACGAACCAAAGTGGTCAACGAGGCAGGGGAAACCAGGAAAATCAAATTGCTGACGGAAATTGTTGATGAGGGCGGAAAAGTTCTTCAAAAAATCGAAAGTACCCAGCAAATACCTGCCGGAGAAAGTTATGATTTTGAACAAAACGCCACTGTGAAAGACCCTAAACTTTGGGATATTGCGCAGGGGAACCTGTATCAGGCCGTCAGTAAAGTAATGGATGGCTATAAGGTAATTGATGAGGAAACCAATACTTTTGGAATCCGCGAATTCCGTTTTGAGCCGGCCACTGGATTCTATATCAATGACAGGAATGTGAAGCTGAAAGGTGTTTGTTTGCACCACGATGCGGGTGGAGTTGGAGCAGCTGTGCCCTTGAAGGTATGGGAAAGACGCTTAAATCTGCTCAGAGATTTGGGTGTAAATGCCATCCGTTTGGCGCACAATCCTTTTGCCCCTGAGTTTTATGAACTTTGTGACCGTATGGGATTTTTGGTCATGGATGAGACTTTTGATACCTGGAATGCCCAAAAAAACCATGCAGACTACGGGTACAATATGCATTTCGATGATTGGTGGGAACAGGATACCCGGGATGTGATCATGCGGGACCGCAACTATGCCAGTATCTTTATGTACAGCATAGGAAATGAAATCAGAGACAATTTGGACAGCCCTGAAGGGTTCAAAAAATACAAGGACCAGCAGGATTTGGTACATGAACTGGATCCTACTCGCCCAGTGACGATGGGGCTTTTCCGTCCTAACAGCCAAAATGTATATGATAATGGTTTTGTAGAAATGATGGATGTAGTGGGTCAGAACTATCGTGAAAATGAATTGGTGGCCGCTTATCATCAAAAACCTGAAAGAAAAGTCATTGGTACTGAAAATGGACACAGCAGGGGAGCTTGGTTGGCTTTGCGAGACAATGATTTTATGGCAGGGCAGTTCCTGTGGACAGGGATTGATTATTTAGGCGAAGCTGACTGGCCAGCCATTTCCCATGATTTTGGCTTATTGGACAGAACTGGAGGGATCAAGGCCAAGGCCTTGCAACGAAAAAGCTGGTGGGTTGAAGAGCCTGTGGCCTACGTAGTAAGAAAGGAAACCAATGCCGGTGGAGGAGATTGGGTTCCAGATTGGACTCCTAGTGATTATGATACCTATGATGTTGCCCATTTGGAAGTGTATAGTAATTGCGAAGAAGTGGAGCTTTTTCTCAATGGTGAATCACTTGGTACTCAGAAAATGCCTGAAAATGCAGCACCCGTCTCCTACAAAACTACCTTCAAAAAAGGCACTTTAAAAGTGGTTGGCCGAAATGAAGGAAAGCTGGTTGCCGAACAAATATTGGAAACCGCGGGGGAGCCGGTAGCCCTTAAAATGGAAGTGGACCAAAATACTATCACCAGGGATTTTGATGATGTAGCACATGTAAAAATCTATGCCCTGGATGAAAATGGTATTGTTAATCCCAATGCGGACAATTTGGTTTACTATAATATTTCAAGCCTTGGTGTGCTAAGGGCATTGGACAATGGCGACCGAATGGATCACAGTTCCTCTAAAGGAAAGCGCCGGAGAGTATATCGAGGAGAGGGCCTTGCTATCGTGGGAGCCGAGAGGAAAGCTGGCAAGATTGTACTTGAAGCATCTTCTAAAGGGCTGGAATCTGCGAAAATTGCAATAAATGTGAAGTGA